The Marinitoga hydrogenitolerans DSM 16785 genome includes the window TAATTTTGCTTTTTATAAAAAGTTAACATTTGATATTTTTCGCTATATTTCAGCGTTATCTCTTTTTTTAAAAAAAACAATTGTCAAAGTCAGGATAATAAGAAGCCTCATATATTAATTAAAATTAATATTTCCATCTTAAGAAGAATTCTCATTTTTTTCTCACTTAACAAAAAAGTCCAGCTTTCGCTGGACTTTTTATGGTATGGCTCCGGCGGAGGGATTCGAACCCCCAGCCTAGTGGTTAACAGCCACCCGCTCTACCGTTGAGCTACGCCGGAACAACTTCCGAGGTATATTATAACATAAGAAATGTTATAAATCAAGAAAATTCTTTGCTACTAATTTGTTAATTTTTACTTTATTTCAAAATATTCCATTATAGAATCGGCAATAATCTTTGCAAAAACGTCTACATATTTCCCCGACATAAAATTAATTTCAACAGTCGGATTTGATAAAAATTCAAGCTCAAAGAGAATTGCTGGACATTTTGTATATGCTAAAACTGCAAATTCTGCTGCTTTAACAGATCTAAATGGTATCCTGTTTGCTTTTATATGCTCTTCTAAAATACTTGCTACTTTTTTACTTTCTGTTATAGAGTTTTTCTTCTCGATAACCCTCGATTTAATAATATCTTTATTATCATTCATATCTAGATTCTCTTTGCTTGCAATTTTTCTTGCATATTTATTATCAGAAAAAGAAAAATAATATACCTCAGAACCCCTTACACTTCTATTTTCAAGATATGAATTTAAATGAATACTAATAAATAGATCAGCATGTAAATCATTTGATATCTTCGCTCTGTCATATAATTCAACAAATTTATCTGTATCTCTAGTTAAATATACATTTATATTTTTGCTTTTCAATATTTCCTTTGTCTTCAATGCAACCTTCAAAGCTACATCCTTTTCTTTTGTTCCTAAATACCCAAGAGCTCCTGGATCAAAATCACCGTGCCCAGGATCTAAAACAACTACAGGTTTAGAAAATTCTTCTGCCATTTCTATATCTAAAATTATTCTGCCATTTTCGATAAATTTGCTGTATCTTTTCGATTCTCCACTAAGAATAATTGTTACCCAAATCTCTTTTTTTGAATGTTGCATTGCTTTTATTCTGCTTAAAAACTTATTATTAAAATCTTTTGAGAAAGATACTTCTGGAATTTCTGCTCCATAAACTTTAATTAAATAACCTGGAACTGAGGTTAATGAATAAACTTCATATTTTTCTGGTTTCATTGAAAATTCCATAATAACCCTTAATTTATCCTGCATTAAAAATCCGTCTATACTCTTTAATTTTGCTAACTTATAATTTAAATAATACCCTTTAGAATTTTGAAAATACTCAAGATTTGAAAGCTTAGCTAAAATATCTAATTTTACAAAATATTTCTTATCTTTATATATAAAATCTTCAGAATTTAATGATAAACTCTCCGAAGAATTTACAATAGCAACTTTAGCTTTAGGGAAAACAACAGCTGAC containing:
- a CDS encoding N-acetylmuramoyl-L-alanine amidase family protein, whose translation is MKKTIMLITFFLFLSFVFSRDLFLQWKKVDRSNYIEKNNDVFLNISYLENIDYSIMGTSENMFIIKFDDTWSAVVFPKAKVAIVNSSESLSLNSEDFIYKDKKYFVKLDILAKLSNLEYFQNSKGYYLNYKLAKLKSIDGFLMQDKLRVIMEFSMKPEKYEVYSLTSVPGYLIKVYGAEIPEVSFSKDFNNKFLSRIKAMQHSKKEIWVTIILSGESKRYSKFIENGRIILDIEMAEEFSKPVVVLDPGHGDFDPGALGYLGTKEKDVALKVALKTKEILKSKNINVYLTRDTDKFVELYDRAKISNDLHADLFISIHLNSYLENRSVRGSEVYYFSFSDNKYARKIASKENLDMNDNKDIIKSRVIEKKNSITESKKVASILEEHIKANRIPFRSVKAAEFAVLAYTKCPAILFELEFLSNPTVEINFMSGKYVDVFAKIIADSIMEYFEIK